The stretch of DNA TCACGTGGCGACAACCCGTCACACTGAAGGGCATTTGTCTGGAGTCGAAAATCATCTGATCCAAATGACCGTGATCTCCTTGCAAACCCAGCACCAAAGAGCTTTGGCTGAACGTCGCAAAGCAGAGATTCAGTGGCGAATCTTGCTTGGCGCCTTGCCGGAACAGAGAATTGCGCTGGCGACGCCGATTGATTTTGTGCCAGTGGTACTTAGTAATGGCCAAGACTATGCACAACTCGTAGAGAATCGGCCAGGATATCAGTCCAGGCAAATTCTTCAACAAGCGCTATCAATGCAGGCATCTGCGGAGCGTGCTCGCATCATACCGTCATTTAATCTGTATGGCGGATATAAGTCGATCGACCCCGGTAACAACGGGTACGTTATCGGAGCCTCTTTCAGTCTGCCATTTCTTAATGCCAACCGGGCGACAGCAAGGAAGTTCGACCTCGAACGAATTTTGGCCTCAAACGAAGCACAGCGCTATCGGTCTGAGCAACTTGGTCGGATCAGCAATCTGGTCACTTCCATCAACGAGGCAAGGGAGACTCTGGCTCTCTCGCACGATCATTTCAAAGAGGACATGGAAGCACTTGACGACCTGTTGTTTTCATATGAAGAAGGCTGGCTGACGTTGAGTGAACTGCTTAACGCGGTGCAGATCGAAGTCACCGGGCTGACCGACTACTTTGACCACCTGGTACGCTATTACCAGGATATTTTTGAACTTGAAGCGATCACCGGCCAAACGCTGGTGCAATTCGAATAGATCTGGAGGATTCCGTGTATCGATATATCACAGCGTCTCTGACTCTGATCGCCCTGACGATTGTCGGATGCGAAAGTCACGATCACGCGCATGAAGTCGAGGCTCAGAACGAGCCACCCTCTCGCGCGGTCACCCTATGGACCGACAAGATGGAGCTCTTTATGGAGTACCCCTTGCTGGTCGTCAACGAGCCAGGCAAGTTCATTATTCACCTGACCACAATGGATGATTTCCAGCCTATCCGCTCCGGCAAAGTACGCCTGGAGTTCAGACACTCTTCAGGGCAGCAGTTCACGATCGAAAAGGATTCGATTCTGCGGGAAGGAATATTCACGCCGATGGTTGAACTGCCTCAACCCGGTCGCTACGATTTCACACTGTCCTACGATGGCGAGCGGGTCGATGAGGCTTTCGCGATCGACGGCTTTGAAGTCTACGCCTCAGCCGAAGCCTACCCCGAGGAAGCCGAAGAAGGCGACGAAGGGATCTCTTACCTGAAAGAACAGCAGTGGAAGGTCGAATTCGAGACAGCACCGGCGATAGTCCGCGAAGTCAAGCACTCAGTTCACACTGTTGCCGAGGTTACGCCGCGCGGCAATGCCTACGCCGAGATCTCAGCCCCAGCCGCAGGCATCGTTCGTGCGGGCAACTCATCCATGGTCGTGCCTGTCGGAACTTCAGTACGGGCCGGTCAGCGTCTGATCTCACTTGCGCCACCTCTCGAAGGTGCCAATGGCTGGACCGAGCAACGACTCGCGTTCGAACGTTCCAAACAGGAATTTGAACGTGCCGAGCGCCTCCTCCAGCGTGATGCTATTTCGAAACGCGAGTACGACCAGATTCGCCAGGAATATCTGGTGCGGAAAGCGGGTTTCGACGCTCTGGGCAATGCGACTGACTCTACACTTCTGGAAGTGCGCTCACCCATCTCCGGTGTGGTCTCTGCAGTCCACGTACAACCCGGGCAGACCGTCACTGCCGGTCAGCCGCTGATAACTGTGGCCGACCCCGACCGCGTCTGGTTGAAAGTCAGCGTTTTTGAAAAAGACTTCTATTCGCTCGGCACACCATCTGGAATCTATCTCACCGTCCCCGGGCTTGATACCGGGATCGTGCTGGACGGCTCCGACGTTCGGGTGATCAGTTCCGGTGCGGTTCTCGATCCTCAGACACGGACAGTTCCGCTCCTCATGGAAGTGCCCAACCGAGGTAATCTTCTCAAAATCGGTCAGACGCTTCCCGGCGAGTTGCTCAACGGCGACAGTCGGCAATCTCTCGCCGTTCCTGAGAGCGCCCTGTTCGACGAAGAGGCGCAGCAGGTCCTGTTCGTCCATGTCTCCGGCGAATCCTTTGAAAAGAGAGTCGTCAAAACCGGCAATCACGACCGTGGCTGGATAGCGATTCTCGACGGTCTTGCTGAAGGCGAACGGGTCGTCACTCGCGGCGGCTACATGGTGAAATTGGCCTCAACCACCGCGGCCATCGGCCATCCGCACGCCCACTGAGGAAGGAATCAACATGCTTGAAAAACTGATGCAGATCAGCCTGCACAATAAGCTGATTGTCCTTCTGGCGGCCGTGGCAGTTATGGTGTTTGGTGTTTATACGACGCTCAAATTGCCGGTCGATGTCTTTCCGGATCTGACCGCACCTTCGGTCACGATCATGACCGAAGCCCACGGCATGGCTCCTGAAGAGATTGAAATGCTCGTCACCTTTCCTATCGAGACGGCTGTCAACGGCGCATCCGGTGTACGTCGAGTGCGCTCCAATTCGATCCAGGGACTCTCCACTATCTGGGTCGAATTCGACTGGGGGACCGACATCTATGTAGCGCGCCAGATCGTCAACGAAAAGCTCCAGGCGATCCAGGCGAGTATTCCCGAAGGCGTGGATCGCCCGATCCTGGCTCCCATCACCTCCATCATGGGTGAGATTATGTTGGTTGGACTGACCGCAGACTCAACCAGCGAGATGGATCTGCGCACCATGGCAGACTTCGACCTGCGCCGACGGCTCCAGTCGGTTCCCGGGGTTTCGCAAGTCTTGGTCTATGGAGGTGAAGTAAAGCAGTATCAGGTACGGATCAATCCTTACCTGCTCGCCAAATATGATCTCACTCTTGAGCATGTGCTCAAGGCGGTCTCAGAATCAAACATCAATGCTACTGGCGGTTTTTTCGTTCAGTCAGGCGAAGAGTACCTCCTGCGCGGTATCGGACGGATACGCACACTCAATGATGTTGCTTTCACCGTGATCGATACGCGTAACGGTGTACCGATTCTGGTTCGCGATGTTGCCGACGTATCAATGGCGGCAGCTGTCAAGCTGGGGACTGCGTCAATTGACAGCGAAGATGGCGTGCTGCTGGTCATCAGCAAGCAACCCGACGCCAACACACTGGCGCTCACCCGTCAGATTGAAGCGACGCTTGAGCAGGTCAAGCCATCTCTTCCCCCCGATGTCGAACTGCACACCGACATTTTCAAACAGGCCGATTTCATCGAAGTCGCGGTTGAAAATGTCATACACGCACTCCGCGACGGCGCAATTCTGGTGATTGTGATTCTCTTCCTGTTCCTTCTGAACTTCCGAACCACAATCATCTCGGTGGTCGCTATACCGCTCTCACTGGTGATCGCGATGCTGGTACTCAAGGCGTTTGGCCTGACGGTCAATACCATGACCCTGGGCGGGCTGGCGATCGCCGTCGGTGTGCTGGTGGATGATGCGATCATCTATGTCGAAAACGTCTATCGGCGAATTCGGCAGAATCTCGGACGACCGGTCGCCGAACAGCGGCCGTATGACGCGGTTGTAGCCGCGGCATCCTCCGAGATCCGTGGACCGATAGCGATGGCGACCTTTATCATTATCGTGGTGTTCGTGCCGTTCTTTTTCCTCAGCGGGATCGAAGGGCGCATGCTCAAGCCGCTCGGCCTGGCCTACGCTGTTTCCATCTTTGCGTCGCTTTTGGTGGCGGTCACGGTCACGCCGGCGATGAGCTCATGGCTTTTGCGCAAGACCTCTCCTAAGCATCACGGCGACGGATGGCTGGTGCGCGCACTCAAGGGCGCATATCGACCTACCCTCGATTTCTGTGTGCACCGGCGATGGCTCGTGCTGGGCGTCTCCGC from bacterium encodes:
- a CDS encoding TolC family protein encodes the protein MRKHACSLFIVMACLAIAGTATGEDSLTIRFTELEDWSRTRSLGAADISHKLGLIKAERNIELQPSNPELGIDRQSVDGSKETEITIGKTFEMPWISLKRRSAWNERLRSAEQSAEESRALLLSELKAGYATLRLFDAQLSRLTHIREVLTDASHVATTRHTEGHLSGVENHLIQMTVISLQTQHQRALAERRKAEIQWRILLGALPEQRIALATPIDFVPVVLSNGQDYAQLVENRPGYQSRQILQQALSMQASAERARIIPSFNLYGGYKSIDPGNNGYVIGASFSLPFLNANRATARKFDLERILASNEAQRYRSEQLGRISNLVTSINEARETLALSHDHFKEDMEALDDLLFSYEEGWLTLSELLNAVQIEVTGLTDYFDHLVRYYQDIFELEAITGQTLVQFE
- a CDS encoding efflux RND transporter periplasmic adaptor subunit; amino-acid sequence: MYRYITASLTLIALTIVGCESHDHAHEVEAQNEPPSRAVTLWTDKMELFMEYPLLVVNEPGKFIIHLTTMDDFQPIRSGKVRLEFRHSSGQQFTIEKDSILREGIFTPMVELPQPGRYDFTLSYDGERVDEAFAIDGFEVYASAEAYPEEAEEGDEGISYLKEQQWKVEFETAPAIVREVKHSVHTVAEVTPRGNAYAEISAPAAGIVRAGNSSMVVPVGTSVRAGQRLISLAPPLEGANGWTEQRLAFERSKQEFERAERLLQRDAISKREYDQIRQEYLVRKAGFDALGNATDSTLLEVRSPISGVVSAVHVQPGQTVTAGQPLITVADPDRVWLKVSVFEKDFYSLGTPSGIYLTVPGLDTGIVLDGSDVRVISSGAVLDPQTRTVPLLMEVPNRGNLLKIGQTLPGELLNGDSRQSLAVPESALFDEEAQQVLFVHVSGESFEKRVVKTGNHDRGWIAILDGLAEGERVVTRGGYMVKLASTTAAIGHPHAH
- a CDS encoding efflux RND transporter permease subunit, with the protein product MLEKLMQISLHNKLIVLLAAVAVMVFGVYTTLKLPVDVFPDLTAPSVTIMTEAHGMAPEEIEMLVTFPIETAVNGASGVRRVRSNSIQGLSTIWVEFDWGTDIYVARQIVNEKLQAIQASIPEGVDRPILAPITSIMGEIMLVGLTADSTSEMDLRTMADFDLRRRLQSVPGVSQVLVYGGEVKQYQVRINPYLLAKYDLTLEHVLKAVSESNINATGGFFVQSGEEYLLRGIGRIRTLNDVAFTVIDTRNGVPILVRDVADVSMAAAVKLGTASIDSEDGVLLVISKQPDANTLALTRQIEATLEQVKPSLPPDVELHTDIFKQADFIEVAVENVIHALRDGAILVIVILFLFLLNFRTTIISVVAIPLSLVIAMLVLKAFGLTVNTMTLGGLAIAVGVLVDDAIIYVENVYRRIRQNLGRPVAEQRPYDAVVAAASSEIRGPIAMATFIIIVVFVPFFFLSGIEGRMLKPLGLAYAVSIFASLLVAVTVTPAMSSWLLRKTSPKHHGDGWLVRALKGAYRPTLDFCVHRRWLVLGVSAILVVLAMATLPFLGRSFLPEFNEGTLNISVATVPGTSLEESHKIGAMVEDILLAHPAVKSTARRTGRTEMDEHSMGSHAHELEVETDFSEHPKKEVMEELRRQLTMVPGTVITIGQPISHRIDHMLSGTRANIAVKIFGTDLYQLRNLAEKVKAQMEGIPGIVDLSVDQQTDIPQVRIRANREHMALYGLRPADLDELVDIAFLGVKASEVYEQNGRHDLIVRYAPEYRDNLVAVRNSLIDAPTGARIPLAMVADIIVDKGPNYIARENAQRKIVVQANVTGRDLNSVVQEIEGKIASGVPMPQGYFVEFGGQFESEREATRTVTIFSLISIIAILVALYMEFGSFRQASLIMANLPLALIGGILAVFLTDRVITIASLVGFITLFGIAVRNGILMVSHYNHLIDEEGMPLREAVIQGSLERLTPVLMTALTAGLALIPLALASHKPGSEIQSPMSIVILGGLLTATFLNMIVIPVLYLLFGRKNESSLTA